The window GGAGCGGGTATGCGCGTGACAAATGGCAATGGCCAGGGCATCGGATGCGTCGATTTGCGGTTTGCTGGTCAGCTTGAGCATGTGCATGACCATCATCTGCACCTGCTCTTTGTTCGCCGCGCCGGTGCCCACTACCGCTTGCTTGACCTGAGTCGCGGTGTATTCGGCGATTTCCAGACACTCTTCGGCGCCAGCGACAATGGCAGCTCCACGGGCCTGCCCGAGCTTGAGTGCCGAATCGGCGTTTTTCGCCATGAACACCTTTTCGATGCCCATGGTCACGGGGCCATAGGTCTGAATGATTTCACGCACGCCGCGATAGACGATTTGCAAACGCTCATGCAGTTCGCCGGCGCCGGTGCGAATACAGCCCGAGGCCACGTAAATGCAACCACCACGCCCGGTATCGCGAACAACGCCGTAACCGGTGATACGCGAACCGGGGTCGATACCAAGAATTAAAGTCATAACGCCTGCGGGTTCGAAATAACACAAAAACAAATGTGGGAGCAGGCTTGCCAGCGATGACGGAGTGTCAGACGCCATCATTGCCTGATGTGCCGACGCCATCGCTGGCAAGCCAGCTCCCACATTGAAGCCTAGTCGCTCTTAACCGAGCTGAGCGGCTACGTCTTCCGGAATATCCGCGTTCGAATAAACGTTCTGCACGTCGTCCAGATCCTCAAGCATATCGATCAGCTTGAGCACCTTCTCGGCGCCCTCCAGGTCCAGTTCGGCGCTGGTGGTCGGTTGCATGACGATTTCGGCGTCATCACCTTTGAAACCAGCGGCCTCCAGCGCATTACGCACCGCGTAGAAGCTGGTGAACGAGGTAAACACATCGATCGAGCCGTCTTCATGGCTGACCACGTCATCGGCATCGGCTTCCAGCGCCGCTTCGGTCAGTGCGTCTTCGTCGACACCCGGCGCGAAGCTGATCTGGCCCTTGCGCTCGAACAGATACGCTACCGAACCGTCAGTGCCGAGGTTGCCGCCACACTTGCTGAACGCATGGCGCACGGCGGCGGCGGTACGGTTGCGGTTGTCGGTCATACACTCGACCATCACCGCCACGCCGCCCGGGCCGTAACCTTCGTAGGTCAGCTCTTCAACGTTGTCCGCTTCGGTTGCACCGGCGCCGCGCGCAACCGCGCGATCGATGATGTCGCGACTCATGTTCGCGCTCAACGCTTTGTCCAGGGCCAGACGCAAACGCGGGTTGGAACCCGGATCGCCGCCACCCTGACGGGCCGCAACAGTCAGCTCACGGATCCACTTGGTGAAGATCTTGCCTCTCTTGGCATCCTGACGTTCTTTGCGGTGCTTAATGTTCGCCCACTTGGAATGACCTGCCATAACTCGCTCCGAATTCTCTTTGAAACGTTGCCCGCCGCGCAAAACCGCGCCGGCCGACAAACAAAAAAATCTCGACCTGATCTCTATAGAAAGAAAAAAGGCGCATCCGAAGATGCGCCTTCAGGCCCGTCTTACTCAGCCTTTGGCGTTTCGCGCAAACGAATGTGCAGCTCGCGCAGCGCCTTGGCGTCCACCACACCCGGCGCTTGCGTCATGACGTCGGCAGCGCTCTGGGTTTTCGGGAAGGCGATCACTTCACGGATCGACTGGGCGCCGGTCATCAGCATCACCAGACGGTCCAGACCGAAGGCCAGACCACCGTGCGGCGGTGCACCGTACTTCAGCGCATCGAGCAGGAAGCCGAACTTCTCTTCCTGTTCCGCTTCGTTGATACCCAACAGGCGGAACACTGCTTGCTGCATTTCCTTGCGGTGAATACGGATCGAACCGCCACCCAGCTCAGTGCCGTTCAGCACCATGTCGTAAGCACGGGACAGCGCGCCGGCCGGGTTGGCTTCCAGCTCTTCCGGCGTGCACTTCGGTGCGGTGAACGGGTGGTGCAGTGCGGAGAAACTGCCGTCGTCGTTCTCTTCGAACATCGGGAAGTCGACGACCCACATTGGCGCCCACTTGCAGGTCAGCAGGTTCAGGTCGTGACCGAGCTTGATACGCAGCGCGCCCAGAGCTTCGCTGACGATCTTGGCCTTGTCGGCACCGAAGAACACGATGTCACCATCGACTGCGCCGACACGATCGAGGATCACGTTCAGCTTGTCTTCAGGGATGTTTTTCACGATCGGCGATTGCAGACCGTCAACACCGGCAGCGCGCTCGTTGACCTTGATGTACGCCAGGCCCTTGGCACCATAGATGCCGACGAACTTGGTGTAGTCGTCGATCTGCTTGCGCGGCATGCTCGCCCCGCCCGGAACGCGCAGTGCGGCGATACGGCATTTCGGATCGTTGGCCGGGCCACTGAAGACCTTGAATTCAACTTCCTTGAGCTGGTCGGCAACGTCGACCAGTTCCAGCGGAATACGCAGGTCTGGCTTGTCGGAACCGTAGCGGCGCATGGCTTCTTCGAAGGTCATGTGCGGGAATTCGCCGAATTCCAGATCCAGCACTTCCTTGAACAGGTTGCGGATCATTTGTTCGGTGAGGCCCATGATGTCTTTTTCATCGAGGAAGCTGGTCTCGATGTCGATCTGGGTGAATTCTGGCTGACGGTCGGCACGCAGGTCTTCGTCGCGGAAGCACTTGGCGATCTGGTAGTAACGGTCGAAGCCAGCAACCATCAGCAGTTGCTTGAACAGCTGTGGCGATTGCGGCAGCGCGAAGAACGAACCCGGGTGGGTACGACTCGGCACCAGATAGTCACGAGCGCCTTCCGGAGTCGCACGGGTGAGGATCGGCGTTTCGACGTCGAGGAAGCCGTTCTCGTCGAGGAAGCGACGGATGCTGGTGGTCATGCGCGAACGCAAACGCAGCTTCTCGGCCATTTCCGGACGACGCAGGTCGAGGAAGCGGTAGCGCAGACGGGTTTCTTCGCCCACGTCGGAGAACTCGTTGAGCGGGAACGGCGGGGTTTCCGCTTCGTTCATGACTTCCAGTTCGTAGCCCAGCACTTCGATCATGCCCGACGCCATGTTGGCGTTGGTGGCACCGGCCGGACGCGGACGTACCTTACCGGTGATCTTCACCACGTATTCACTGCGCACGCGATCGGCGGCGGCGAAGCTCTCGGCGCGATCCGGATCGAACACCACCTGGGCCAGACCGTCACGATCACGGATATCGAGGAAAATCACCCCGCCGTGGTCGCGGCGACGGTGAACCCATCCGCAAAGGGTAATTTCCTGGCCTTCCAGGCTTTCGTTCAGTTGGCCGCAATAGTGGCTGCGCATCATGATAATGGTTCGCT of the Pseudomonas sp. Seg1 genome contains:
- the ruvC gene encoding crossover junction endodeoxyribonuclease RuvC, with the translated sequence MTLILGIDPGSRITGYGVVRDTGRGGCIYVASGCIRTGAGELHERLQIVYRGVREIIQTYGPVTMGIEKVFMAKNADSALKLGQARGAAIVAGAEECLEIAEYTATQVKQAVVGTGAANKEQVQMMVMHMLKLTSKPQIDASDALAIAICHAHTRSSLLPHGLGTARSRGGRLRL
- a CDS encoding YebC/PmpR family DNA-binding transcriptional regulator, coding for MAGHSKWANIKHRKERQDAKRGKIFTKWIRELTVAARQGGGDPGSNPRLRLALDKALSANMSRDIIDRAVARGAGATEADNVEELTYEGYGPGGVAVMVECMTDNRNRTAAAVRHAFSKCGGNLGTDGSVAYLFERKGQISFAPGVDEDALTEAALEADADDVVSHEDGSIDVFTSFTSFYAVRNALEAAGFKGDDAEIVMQPTTSAELDLEGAEKVLKLIDMLEDLDDVQNVYSNADIPEDVAAQLG
- the aspS gene encoding aspartate--tRNA ligase, with translation MMRSHYCGQLNESLEGQEITLCGWVHRRRDHGGVIFLDIRDRDGLAQVVFDPDRAESFAAADRVRSEYVVKITGKVRPRPAGATNANMASGMIEVLGYELEVMNEAETPPFPLNEFSDVGEETRLRYRFLDLRRPEMAEKLRLRSRMTTSIRRFLDENGFLDVETPILTRATPEGARDYLVPSRTHPGSFFALPQSPQLFKQLLMVAGFDRYYQIAKCFRDEDLRADRQPEFTQIDIETSFLDEKDIMGLTEQMIRNLFKEVLDLEFGEFPHMTFEEAMRRYGSDKPDLRIPLELVDVADQLKEVEFKVFSGPANDPKCRIAALRVPGGASMPRKQIDDYTKFVGIYGAKGLAYIKVNERAAGVDGLQSPIVKNIPEDKLNVILDRVGAVDGDIVFFGADKAKIVSEALGALRIKLGHDLNLLTCKWAPMWVVDFPMFEENDDGSFSALHHPFTAPKCTPEELEANPAGALSRAYDMVLNGTELGGGSIRIHRKEMQQAVFRLLGINEAEQEEKFGFLLDALKYGAPPHGGLAFGLDRLVMLMTGAQSIREVIAFPKTQSAADVMTQAPGVVDAKALRELHIRLRETPKAE